The Cryptococcus neoformans var. neoformans B-3501A chromosome 4, whole genome shotgun sequence genome has a window encoding:
- a CDS encoding hypothetical protein (HMMPfam hit to RNA_pol_Rpb1_1, RNA polymerase Rpb1, domain 1, score: -16.0, E(): 5.7e-11; HMMPfam hit to RNA_pol_Rpb1_2, RNA polymerase Rpb1, domain 2, score: 326.6, E(): 3.5e-95; HMMPfam hit to RNA_pol_Rpb1_3, RNA polymerase Rpb1, domain 3, score: 167.6, E(): 2.6e-47; HMMPfam hit to RNA_pol_Rpb1_4, RNA polymerase Rpb1, domain 4, score: 92.1, E(): 1.4e-24; HMMPfam hit to RNA_pol_Rpb1_5, RNA polymerase Rpb1, domain 5, score: 303.5, E(): 3.3e-88) codes for MDISHSIHSEVSSLSFSFLSADDIKAISVKKVDNPILLDNLNLPTRGGLYDPKLGPMGSRDLCETCHLSYFACPGHFGHIELPTPVYHPLFMNQCYHLLRGVCLYCHHFKMPEIVATSYVARLRLLDAGLLTESHEVAALFDNAIGKSSRHRDTDEDEDAEGDVDMDAPAPQTIESAAEFMVRIEAYVYHHLKLAKQNAGGSDSKVEDGYKDGLVFEERKKLLHEFGKKIWNRCTRCTAYGNTFRKEKAIKIIEYDLTPKQKLANKLSNLRRPDVLAASGKYSSKQRRSEGDIDEGIEMDSDKSSVSEGEGESLDEEEEEEQDVGQTVAKTASGQVKGTRGRHERVMSPAEVRAHLRLLFDKEPRICRLIYGRHGNPAALSSVAPPPLADMFFMEVVPVTPTRFRPAARMGDELFENSQNSLLTAVLSTCQRIQKLNQDLINQAKAERGEHVLDAVAKAQGGRTFELLLEALIKLQHDVNSFVDSTKNPAVMRQGKLPPPGVKQLLEKKEGLFRKHMMGKRVNYAARSVISPDINIETNEIGIPPVFAKKLTYPEPVTQQNVAELRQLVINGPKIHPGAALVQNEDGTQISLDKLTLDQRISLANQLLTPQGSEDNIGAASIGPAAKNKKVYRHIRDGDIVILNRQPTLHKPSMMCHRVKVLLGEKTIRMHYANCNSYNADFDGDEMNIHFPQNEVARAEAQMIANTDNQYLVPTSGGPLRGLIQDHVVAGVWMCNKSSFFTREQYFQLIYGALRTENNYTGRSRIITLPPAIFKPKPLWTGKQIMSTILTNLTPSNAKGLNLTSRNKVQNKLWRRDDSSDPAMSEENVIFLDGHLVCGVLDKSQYGASGYGLVHSVHELYGPYIANRLLGVLSRLLTKYLQHDAFSCRMDDLILTAEGEKIRKDILDKASGDGAIAAMKYVGLPEGSKIEDPDTAKNLAIRLEEILRDDHLMAGLDAVMQSAFNKTTSKINNDVLPDHLVRPFPDNNMQMMTISGAKGSKVNASQISTLLGQQALEGRRVPTMVSGKTLPSFKAFDTSARAGGYVANRFLTGIRPQEYYFHCMAGREGLIDTAVKTSRSGYLQRCLIKHLEGVKVHYDHTVRDSDSSVLQFLYGEDSLDVTKQTHLNKFDFAAANHLSLLNKVRPGDIAGKVSDEALSHMKKALKKPHKHVPALSEYSPSRYIGSMSEAYAKKLNNYIEDNKLGYITKKGESKASPYTSERVPEKEFLGLARARYMRSLVEPGEAVGLLASQGVGEPSTQMTLNTFHLAGHGAANVTLGIPRLREIVMTASSKPTTPTMKLPLREHISDKDIETFVKQVSRLTLSEVVERVTVTERLSSKSSESDSRQRKYTVLLEFYPPEEYGTEYEITSEQLHESLAWHFAPRLKKEIQNEIRRVAKTKEQEAQVGKGRKVRVGGDEGDEEEVDREPDVRRRGRDDELDNDDEDSYQLKRAAQAKQHEYEADSDADSGVADLEDFVEKELEEDDEEDVEDDAAEKAKKDQKADDWAELFKLASKYATTFSFDGHSGKSAQFDLEFPASAPKLLLVDIIERTCRASVVHEIENIGRCMKIFSDKGEFTRSLITEGSNLRGMWALADELVDLDRLSSNDIYAILQTFGVEAARRAIIDEVSSVFGAYGIAVDYRHLTIIADYMTHAGGFRPFNRTGISAKSSPLLKASFETTVAFLSEATLHGDFDDLTSPAAKIVMGKPSASGTGAFDIRAPTRL; via the exons ATGGACATCTCGCACTCAATTCATTCCGAAGtatcctccctctctttttccttcctctccgcaGATGACATCAAAGCCATCTCGGTCAAAAAGGTTGACAACCCTATCTTGCTTGACAACCTCAATCTCCCTACCAGAGGTGGTCTGTATGACCCCAAACTTGGCCCCATGGGCTCTAGAGACCT GTGTGAAACATGTCACCTTTCATACTTTGCCTGTCCCGGTCATTTTGGCCACATTGAGCTCCCCACGCCAGTATATCACCCGTTATTTATGAACCAGTGCTATCACTTGTTGCGTGGCGTGTGTCTCTACTGCCATCATTTTAAAATGCCCGAGATTGTC GCCACTTCCTACGTTGCTCGTCTCCGTCTCTTGGACGCCGGCCTCCTGACGGAGTCACACGAAGTCGCTGCTCTTTTCGACAACGCTATTGGAAAATCTTCGCGCCACAGGGATAccgatgaagacgaggatgcgGAAGGTGACGTTGATATGGATGCCCCGGCTCCTCAGACCATTGAATCCGCAGCCGAGTTCATGGTTAGAATCGAGGCTTACGtttatcatcatctcaaaCTGGCCAAGCAAAATGCAGGAGGCAGCGACAGCAAAGTGGAGGACGGTTACAAAGACGGCCTCGTCTTTGAAGAACGGAAAAAGTTGCTGCACGAATTCGGGAAAAAGATCTGGAACAGGTGTACTCGATGTACCGC TTATGGTAACACCTTCCGTAAAGAAAAGGCCATTAAAATCATTGAGTACGATCTCACTCCAAAGCAAAAACTCGCCAATAAATTGTCCAATCTTCGTCGCCCCGATGTCTTGGCTGCTTCTGGCAAATATTCATCCAAGCAACGACGTTCGGAGGGTGATATCGACGAAGGTATCGAAATGGACAGCGACAAGTCCAGCGTTtctgaaggagaaggcgagtccttggatgaagaagaagaagaggagcaagacGTTGGGCAAACAGTGGCCAAAACTGCAAGTGGTCAAGTCAAGGGTACTCGAGGTCGTCACGAGCGTGTCATGTCTCCTGCGGAAGTCCGTGcccatcttcgtcttctttttgatAAGGAGCCCAGAATTTGTCGCTTGATCTATGGCAGACATGGCAACCCGGCAGCCCTTTCCTCCGTtgcccctccccctcttgCAGACATGTTTTTCATGGAAGTGGTCCCGGTCACTCCTACTCGTTTCCGACCTGCTGCCAGAATGGGTGACGAACTTTTTGAGAACAGCCAGAACTCTCTTCTCACGGCGGTTTTGAGTACCTGTCAACGAATTCAAAAGCTCAATCAAGATCTGATCAATCAAGCTAAGGCGGAGCGAGGCGAGCATGTCCTTGATGCCGTAGCTAAAGCCCAAGGCGGGCGGACGTTTGAGCTCTTGCTTGAGGCTTTAATCAAGCTCCAGCACGATGTTAACAGTTTTGTTGACAGCACTAAAAATCCGGCAGTCATGAGGCAGGGTAAGTTGCCACCACCTGGTGTCAAGCAGcttttggagaagaaggagggttTGTTCAGGAAACATATGATG GGCAAGCGAGTCAACTATGCCGCCCGATCTGTCATATCTCCCGACATCAATATCGAAACCAACGAAATCGGTATCCCTCCTGTCTTCGCAAAGAAGCTCACGTATCCCGAACCTGTTACTCAACAGAATGTCGCTGAACTCCGTCAACTTGTAATCAATGGTCCTAAAATTCATCCTGGTGCAGCCCTTGTTCAGAACGAGGATGGTACCCAGATTTCTCTCGATAAATTGACTCTCGACCAAAGAATTTCTCTCGCTAACCAGCTGTTGACGCCTCAAGGGAGCGAAGACAACATTGGAGCCGCCAGTATTGGCCCAGCTGCTAAGAACAAAAAGGTGTACAGGCATATCAGGGACGGTGACATCGTCATTCTCAACCGACAACCAACTCTGCACAAGCCTTCAATGATGTGCCATCGCGTCAAAGTCCTGTTGGGAGAGAAAACGATCAGAATGCACTATGCCAACTG TAATTCGTACAATGCGGATTTTGATGGCGACGAGATGAACATTCACTTCCCTC AAAACGAAGTCGCTAGAGCTGAAGCTCAGATGATCGCCAATACCGATAATCAATACTTGGTTCCCACATCTGGTGGTCCTCTTCGAGGTCTTATTCAAGACCACGTCGTGGCTGGTGTATGGATGTGCAACAaatcttcctttttcacACGAGAGCAATATTTCCAGCTCATTTATGGTGCCCTTCGTACCGAAAACAACTACACTGGTCGATCTCGCATAatcacccttcctcccgccatcttcaagcCCAAGCCCCTTTGGACCGGTAAACAGATCATGTCTACTATTCTCACCAACCTTACTCCTTCCAATGCTAAGGGTCTTAACCTCACTTCAAGGAACAAGGTGCAAAACAagctttggagaagagacgaCTCTTCTGATCCTGCGATGAGTGAGGAGAatgtcatcttccttgacgGTCATCTAGTCTGCGGTGTTCTCGACAAGTCACAATACGGTGCTTCCGGGTATGGTCTTGTGCACTCTGTGCATGAGCTGTATGGTCCATATATTGCCAACAGGCTGCTGGGCGTTTTATCTCGTCTTTTGACAAAGTACCTTCAACATGACGCTTTCTCATGTAGGATGGATGATTTGATTCTCACCGCTGAAGGCGAGAAAATCCGAAAGGATATCCTTGACAAGGCTTCCGGTGATGGCGCCATAGCGGCCATGAAGTACGTTGGCTTGCCTGAGGGGTCCAAGATTGAAGACCCCGATACTGCTAAGAACCTTGCCATACGATTAGAAGAAATTCTTCGAGATGATCACCTTATGGCAGGTCTTGATGCTGTCATGCAATCCGCTTTCAACAAGACTACCTCCAAGATTAACAACGACGTTTTGCCCGATCATCTTGTCCGACCTTTCCCCGACAACAACATGCAAATGATGACAATATCCGGTGCCAAGGGCTCCAAGGTCAACGCCTCTCAAATCTCTACATTGCTGGGTCAGCAAGCCCTTGAAGGTCGTCGTGTGCCTACAATGGTTTCCGGTAAAACCCTTCCGTCCTTCAAGGCCTTTGACACCAGCGCCCGGGCGGGTGGATATGTTGCCAACCGATTTTTGACTGGTATCCGTCCTCAGGAGTACTACTTTCATTGTATGGCTGGTCGAGAAGGCCTTATCGACACGGCTGTCAAGACTAGTCGATCTGGTTATCTCCAGCGATGTTTGATTAAGCATCTCGAAGGTGTAAAGGTCCATTACGATCACACCGTACGAGACAGCGACTCTTCTGTATTACAGTTCCTCTATGGTGAAGATTCGCTTGATGTGACCAAGCAGACCCACCTGAACAAGTTCGATTTCGCAGCCGCCAACCATCTTTCTTTACTTAATAAGGTTCGACCAGGAGACATTGCAGGAAAGGTGTCTGACGAGGCCCTTTCTCACATGAAGAAAGCCCTCAAGAAGCCCCACAAGCATGTTCCTGCTCTTTCCGAATACTCGCCATCCCGATATATTGGTAGCATGTCCGAGGCTTATGCCAAGAAGCTGAACAACTACATCGAAGACAACAAGCTCGGATACATCacgaagaagggagagagcAAAGCTAGTCCTTATACGAGCGAAAGAGTTCCAGAGAAAGAGTTTTTGGGCCTGGCTAGAGCTCGATATATGAGGAGTTTGGTGGAGCCCGGAGAAGCTGTTGGTTTGTTAGCTAGTCAAGGTGTCGGTGAACCATCCACACAGATGACATTAAACACTTTCCATTTAGCTG GTCACGGTGCTGCCAACGTCACCCTTGGTATTCCTCGTCTGCGAGAAATCGTCATGACTGCCTCCTCCAAACCGACCACTCCTACTATGAAACTTCCTCTACGAGAACACATTTCCGACAAGGACATCGAGACTTTTGTCAAGCAAGTCTCGCGGCTTACTCTTTCCGAAGTTGTGGAGCGGGTTACTGTCACCGAACGTCTATCGTCCAAGTCTTCCGAATCCGACTCTCGTCAGCGTAAATACACTGTTCTACTTGAGTTCTACCCCCCCGAAGAGTATGGTACAGAATACGAGATTACTTCCGAACAACTTCACGAAAGTTTGGCTTGGCATTTTGCTCCTAGactcaagaaggaaatcCAGAACGAGATTAGGAGAGTAGCCAAGAccaaagagcaagaagccCAGGTCGGAAAAGGTCGCAAGGTCCGAGTTGGTGGTGACGAAggggacgaggaggaagttgaTAGGGAACCTGATGTCAGGAGAAGGGGGCGCGACGACGAGTTGGACAACGACGATGAGGACTCCTATCAACTCAAACGTGCGGCTCAAGCCAAGCAACACGAGTATGAGGCGGACTCCGATGCCGATTCTGGCGTTGCAGACCTCGAGGACTTTGTGGAaaaggagctcgaggaggatgacgaggaagatgtggaagatgacgccgcagagaaggcaaagaaggacCAGAAGGCGGATGACTGGGCCGAATTGTTCAAGCTTGCTAGCAAGTATGCGACAACATTCAGCTTTGACGGTCACAGTGGAAAGTCGGCTCAGTTTGACCTTGAA TTCCCTGCGAGTGCACCCaagttgttgttggtcgATATTATTGAGAGAACTTGTCGAGCTTCGGTTGTTCACGAAATCGAGAACATTGGCAGGTGCATGAAGATTTTCTCCGATAAAGGAGAGTTCACG CGATCACTCATTACTGAGGGCTCTAATCTCAGAGGCATGTGGGCCCTCGCTGATGAGCTTGTCGACCTTGACAGGCTCTCCTCCAACGATATCTACGCGATCCTTCAAACTTTCGGTGTCGAAGCTGCCCGTCGAGCCATCATTGATGAAGTGTCAAGCGTATTCGGAGCTTATGGTATTGCTGTTGACTACAGACATCTAACCATCATCGCCGATTACATG ACTCATGCCGGTGGTTTCAGGCCATTCAACCGTACTGGTATCTCCGCCAAGTCTTCACCGTTACTCAAAGCGTCTTTTGAAACAACTGTTGCCTTCCTGTCCGAGGCCACCCTCCACGGTGACTTTGATGACCTGACGAGCCCCGCAGCCAAGATTGTGATGGGTAAACCTAGTGCGAGCGGTACTGGTGCTTTTGACATACGTGCTCCTACAAGATTATAG
- a CDS encoding hypothetical protein (HMMPfam hit to Pex19, Pex19 protein family, score: 33.7, E(): 2e-08): MDESSKHQYRDPQVDEEEEEEDLSDLDSEMIPATDALMAFANNTTTDVLESFQNSRPSASTLQRDASLPSATQPRPSTPPPGEDDEDFEASLMQGMESLLRQLAGDHPPGVMPDIGGDGSSKPTDPRMGSSGSVEPSPLSKEAEEAAWQNAVDTLLSGEGLAALGLDEGKSSRSKEKASSEHSLNGTAPKPSYEDTLRKTLESLKSAGRNSGARSSAAKDGQNDIASLFASLGGDPDLLKGMNLGEEGGEEDFEGILEGMMTQLMTKEVLEEPMSELAVKSPPPDTSPEDIAKYHQQYTLVTQIVETFKKPGYTDEKDGKDIARLVSEMQDLGGPPKEVMGDLPEGFDLGILGNEDGCTIM; the protein is encoded by the exons ATGGATGAGTCTTCAAAGCACCAATATAGGGATCCCCAagtcgatgaagaggaggaagaggaggatctGTCCGACCTTGACAGTGAGATGATCCCCGCTACCGATGCGCTTATGGCATTTGCTAACAATACTACAACAGATGTCCTCGAATCATTCCAAAATTCTCGCCCGTCTGCTTCTACCCTTCAGAGAGACGCGTCATTACCTTCTGCAACACAACCCAGACCGTCAACTCCACCACCGggggaggatgacgaagattTCGAAGCCTCTTTGATGCAAGGAATGGAATCACTCTTGCGTCAACTAGCAGGTGATCATCCTCCGGGAGTTATGCCTGACATAGGAGGCGACGGTAGCTCAAAGCCGACTGATCCTAGGATGGGTAGTTCCGGGTCAGTAGAGCCATCGCCACTATCgaaagaggcagaagaagcggcCTGGCAAAATGCTGTGGATACGTTACTGTCGGGCGAAGGACTTGCTGCGTTAGGCTTGGACGAGGGCAAGTCTTCTAGGAGTAAGGAGAAAGCCTCATCCGAACACTCATTGAATGGCACAGCTCCGAAACCTTCTTATGAAGACACACTTCGTAAAACTCTTGAATCCCTCAAGTCTGCTGGTCGAAATAGCGGTGCCAGGTCCTCGGCGGCTAAGGACGGGCAAAACGATATTGCTTCGCTCTTTGCATCGTTAGGAGGAGATCCAGATCTTTTGAAGGGGATGAACcttggggaggaaggaggcgaagaggaTTTTGAGGGCATACTAGAAGGAATGATGACTCAACTCATGACTAAAGAGGTGTTGGAGGAACCCATGAGCGAACTGGCTGTCAAG TCTCCGCCGCCGGATACATCACCAGAGGACATTGCCAAATATCATCAACAATACACATTGGTTACCCAGATAGTTGAAACGTTTAAAAAACCAGGTTACACTGACGAAAAAGATGGGAAGGATATTGCCAGGCTTGTGTCTGAGATGCAAGATCTTGGGGGCCCTCCTAAAGAGGTGATGGGAGATTTACCCGAGGGTTTT GATCTGGGAATTTTAGGCAACGAGGATGGATGTACCATAATGTAA
- a CDS encoding hypothetical protein (HMMPfam hit to Brix, Brix domain, score: 151.8, E(): 1.5e-42), with product MSMLRTIKPKNARVKRALEKREPQIVENDKTAIFVRGQNSSDKVRNVMKDLYSLKRPHAINFSRKNDIHPFDDASSLEFFAGKNDASLFVTGLHSKKRPHNLVFSRMFDGRVLDQIELGVEGFKAMSEFPTLKSSLGVKPMMVFHSDLFDTHPTYQQLKSQLLDLYNGHPITEAPLLTTLEHVISITAGPVSDTTPLPQVHFRVYTVKLIPSGTRVPRIQLTEMGPSIDFVVRRLQEPDEEMMKAALKRPKIAKSDVEKGLGKKRKNIETDEMGDKVGRIHIGKQDLAKMQGRKMKGLKVRDGKKRKTSGADGMDED from the exons ATGTCCATGCTAAGGACCAT CAAGCCTAAAAACGCTCGTGTCAAGCGTgctttggagaagagagagccTCAGATTGTAGAAAATGACAAGACAGCTATCTTTGTCCGCGGTCAAAACTCAAGTGACAAAGTTCGAAATGTCATGAAGGATCTT TACTCTCTCAAGAGACCTCATGCCATCAACTTTTCCCGAAAGAACGACATCCATCCCTTTGACGACGCCTCCTCTCTTGAGTTTTTTGCCGGAAAAAATGATGCGAGTCTGTTTGTAACTGGCCTTCACAGCAAGAAGCGCCCGCACAACCTGGTGTTCTCTCGAATGTTCGACGGTCGTGTGTTGGATCAAATTGAGCTTGGTGTTGAAGGGTTCAAGGCCATGTCTGAATTTCCT ACTCTTAAATCTTCTCTCGGTGTGAAACCAATGATGGTCTTCCATTCTGACCTATTCGACACCCACCCCACCTATCAGCAGCTCAAATCTCAGCTCCTTGACTTGTATAACGGTCACCCCATCACCGAAGCGCCATTGCTTACCACTTTGGAACATGTCATCTCTATTACTGCTGGACCCGTGTCTGACACgactcctcttcctcaagtTCACTTCCGGGTCTACACTGTTAAGCTCATCCCTTCTGGTACTCGTGTGCCCCGAATCCAGCTTACGGAGATGGGTCCTTCAATCGACTTTGTTGTCAGAAGACTCCAAGAAcctgatgaagaaatgatgAAAGCAGCTCTTAAGAGGCCCAAGATTGCCAAGAGCGATGTTGAGAAGGGtctgggaaagaagaggaagaatatCGAGACTGACGAAATGGGAGATAAGGTTGGCAGAATACACATAGGCAAGCAGGATCTGGCAAAGATGCAGGGtagaaagatgaaggggcTGAAGGtcagggatgggaagaagaggaagacatCTGGGGCCGACGGCATGGATGAGGACTAG